Proteins encoded by one window of Mustela erminea isolate mMusErm1 chromosome 5, mMusErm1.Pri, whole genome shotgun sequence:
- the CCPG1 gene encoding cell cycle progression protein 1 isoform X1 translates to MRCGAPPAAASRLRTPASRLLFLVRRHCAPGCDQRHRDSQHSRAEVALPVQTWKMSENSSDSDSSCGWTVINHEGSDTEMVNSEHGTTSDSCELAPECTSLEQEELQVLQPEQGESSQNDTVLMGETAYPALEETKSALEREEAKSSEDNVYFGTVSDDSDIVTLEPPKLEETGNPEALIVEEVQSPEDFNMGSSSSSQYTFCQPETERWWEKLWKIPECIRGWDDQLKHHVPSQLAFQVFSSQPSDNESSSDETSHQPSPAFRRRRARKKTVSSSESEERQLPEQETDPSKELCKRQFSSGLNKCVILALVIAISMGFGHFYGKHGVNKREGTIQIQKRQQLVRKIHEDELNDMKDYLSQCQQEQESFIDYKSLKENLARCWALTEEEKMAFETQKKNLDTENQHLRISLEKEEKALSLLQEELRKLREQIRILEDKGTGTELVTENQKLKQHLEEEKLKTHSFLNQRETLLAEAKTLRTELERERLVTMALKVELQQLSSSESYGNPDSPNVLTEKKEIEVLRERLTELEQKLTFEQQRSDLWERLYIEAKDQNAKQETDGKKKGSRGNHRAKNKSKETFLGSVKETFDAMKNSTKEFVRHHKEKIKQAKEAVKENLKKFSDSVKSTFRHFKDTTKNIFDEKGNKRFGATKEEAVKKSTVFSEYLHPQYKARTQNQNKGPTTQREGRKEKPTHFEEFRKNTNSQKCSAEHDCSENYDSFRKSCSGVFECAQQESINLFNMKMLNPVGIDEFRQLIERYLLEKLDSFHHWKELDQFINKFFLNGVFIHDQKLFTDFVNDVKDYLKDMKEYQVDNDGVFEKLDGYIYRHFFGHTLSPPYGPSRPDKKQRMVNIENSRHRKQEQKHPQPQPYKREGKWHKYGRTNGRHMANLEIELGQLPFDPKY, encoded by the exons aCCTGGAAAATGTCTGAAAATTCCAGTGACAGTGATTCATCTTGTGGCTGGACTGTCATCAATCATGAG GGGTCTGATACAGAGATGGTGAATTCTGAACATGGTACAACCAGTGACAGCTGTGAGCTCGCTCCAGAATGTACATCTTTAGAGCAAGAGGAGCTACAAGTATTGCAGCCAGAGCAGGGAG AGAGTAGCCAGAATGACACAGTGTTAATGGGAGAAACTGCTTATCCAGCTTTGGAGGAAACAAAGTCAGCACTTGAG AGAGAAGAAGCAAAGTCATCTGAAGACAATGTCTATTTTGGAACTGTCAGTGATGATTCTGATATTGTTACCCTTGAGCCACCTAAGTTAGAAGAAACTGGAAATCCGGAAGCTCTAATTGTTGAAGAAGTGCAGAGTCCAGAAGACTTTAACATGGGGTCTTCTTCCAGCAGCCAATATACATTTTGTCAGCCAGAAACTG AAAGGTGGTGGGAGAAGCTGTGGAAGATTCCTGAATGCATAAGGGGATGGGATGATCAGCTGAAACACCATGTTCCTAGCCAACTCGCTTTCCAAG tattttcatcCCAGCCTAGCGACAACGAATCAAGTAGTGATGAAACCAGTCATCAGCCTAGTCCTGCTTTTAGACGCCGCCGCGCAAGGAAGAAGACTGTTTCTAGTTCAGAATCCGAAGAACGGCAACTCCCTGAACAAGAAACTGACCCATCTAAGGAGCTGTGTAAACGCCAGTTCAGCAGTGGTCTGAATAAGTGTGTTATACTTGCTTTGGTGATTGCAATCAGCATGGGATTTGGGCATTTCTATG gTAAACATGGAGTTAACAAACGAGAAG gCACAATTCAGATTCAGAAGCGTCAGCAGTTAGTCAGAAAGATACATGAAGATGAATTGAATGATATGAAGGATTATCTTTCCCAATGTCAACAGGAACAAGAATCTTTTATAGATTATAAG TCTTTGAAGGAAAATCTTGCAAGATGTTGGGCCCTTACTGAAGAAGAGAAGATGGCTtttgaaactcagaaaaagaacCTTGATACAGAAAATCAGCATTTAAGAATAtctctggagaaggaagaaaaagccttATCTTTATTACAGGAAGAGTTAAGGAAACTAAGAGAACAGATTAGGATATTGGAAGATAAAGGAACAGGTACTGAATTAGTTACAGAAAATCAGAAACTTAAGCAGCATCTGGAAGAAGAAAAGCTGAAGACACACAGCTTCCTTAATCAGAGGGAAACTCTTTTGGCAGAAGCAAAGACTCTAAGGACGGAACTGGAGAGAGAACGACTAGTAACTATGGCTTTAAAGGTGGAACTCCAGCAGTTAAGCTCTAGTGAGTCATACGGCAACCCAGACTCTCCCAATGTATTgactgaaaaaaaggaaatagaagtccTACGGGAAAGACTCACTGAACTGGAGCAGAAGCTAACCTTTGAACAGCAGCGTTCTGATTTGTGGGAAAGACTATATATTGAGGCAAAAGATCAAAATGCAAAACAAGAAAccgatggaaaaaagaaagggagcagAGGAAACCACAGggctaaaaataaatcaaaggaaacGTTTTTGGGTTCAGTTAAGGAAACATTTGATGCCATGAAGAATTCTACCAAGGAGTTTGTGAGgcatcataaagaaaaaattaaacaggcAAAAGAAGCtgtgaaagaaaatctgaaaaaattttcAGATTCAGTTAAATCCACTTTCAGGCATTTCAAAGATACCACCAAGAATATCTTCGATGAAAAGGGCAATAAAAGATTTGGTGCCACAAAAGAAGAAGCAGTGAAAAAATCAACAGTTTTTAGTGAATATTTACACCCACAGTATAAGGCACGTACACAAAACCAGAATAAAGGCCCTACTAcgcaaagagagggaaggaaagaaaagccaactCACTttgaagaatttagaaaaaatacaaattcacagAAGTGCAGTGCTGAGCATGACTGTAGTGAAAATTatgattctttcagaaaatcttGTTCTGGTGTATTTGAATGTGCTCAACAGGAATCCATTAacctttttaatatgaaaatgttgAATCCTGTAGGGATAGATGAGTTTAGACAGTTAATTGAAAGGTATTTATTAGAAAAACTGGATAGTTTTCATCACTGGAAAGAACTTGATCAATTCATCAATAAGTTTTTCCTAAATGGTGTCTTTATACATGATCAGAAGCTCTTCACTGACTTTGTTAATGATGTTAAAGATTATCTTAAAGACATGAAGGAATATCAAGTAGATAATGATGGAGTGTTTGAGAAGttggatggatatatatatagacactTCTTTGGTCACACTCTTTCCCCTCCATATGGACCCAG TCGACCAGATAAAAAGCAACGTATGGTAAATATTGAAAACTCCAGGCATCGAAAACAAGAGCAGAAGCACCCTCAGCCACAACCTTATAAAAGGGAAGGTAAATGGCATAAATATGGTCGCACTAATGGAAGACACATGGCAAATCTTGAAATAGAATTGGGGCAGTTACCTTTTGACCCTAAATACTGA
- the CCPG1 gene encoding cell cycle progression protein 1 isoform X6 yields the protein MRCGAPPAAASRLRTPASRLLFLVRRHCAPGCDQRHRDSQHSRAEVALPVQTWKMSENSSDSDSSCGWTVINHEGSDTEMVNSEHGTTSDSCELAPECTSLEQEELQVLQPEQGESSQNDTVLMGETAYPALEETKSALEREEAKSSEDNVYFGTVSDDSDIVTLEPPKLEETGNPEALIVEEVQSPEDFNMGSSSSSQYTFCQPETVFSSQPSDNESSSDETSHQPSPAFRRRRARKKTVSSSESEERQLPEQETDPSKELCKRQFSSGLNKCVILALVIAISMGFGHFYGTIQIQKRQQLVRKIHEDELNDMKDYLSQCQQEQESFIDYKSLKENLARCWALTEEEKMAFETQKKNLDTENQHLRISLEKEEKALSLLQEELRKLREQIRILEDKGTGTELVTENQKLKQHLEEEKLKTHSFLNQRETLLAEAKTLRTELERERLVTMALKVELQQLSSSESYGNPDSPNVLTEKKEIEVLRERLTELEQKLTFEQQRSDLWERLYIEAKDQNAKQETDGKKKGSRGNHRAKNKSKETFLGSVKETFDAMKNSTKEFVRHHKEKIKQAKEAVKENLKKFSDSVKSTFRHFKDTTKNIFDEKGNKRFGATKEEAVKKSTVFSEYLHPQYKARTQNQNKGPTTQREGRKEKPTHFEEFRKNTNSQKCSAEHDCSENYDSFRKSCSGVFECAQQESINLFNMKMLNPVGIDEFRQLIERYLLEKLDSFHHWKELDQFINKFFLNGVFIHDQKLFTDFVNDVKDYLKDMKEYQVDNDGVFEKLDGYIYRHFFGHTLSPPYGPSRPDKKQRMVNIENSRHRKQEQKHPQPQPYKREGKWHKYGRTNGRHMANLEIELGQLPFDPKY from the exons aCCTGGAAAATGTCTGAAAATTCCAGTGACAGTGATTCATCTTGTGGCTGGACTGTCATCAATCATGAG GGGTCTGATACAGAGATGGTGAATTCTGAACATGGTACAACCAGTGACAGCTGTGAGCTCGCTCCAGAATGTACATCTTTAGAGCAAGAGGAGCTACAAGTATTGCAGCCAGAGCAGGGAG AGAGTAGCCAGAATGACACAGTGTTAATGGGAGAAACTGCTTATCCAGCTTTGGAGGAAACAAAGTCAGCACTTGAG AGAGAAGAAGCAAAGTCATCTGAAGACAATGTCTATTTTGGAACTGTCAGTGATGATTCTGATATTGTTACCCTTGAGCCACCTAAGTTAGAAGAAACTGGAAATCCGGAAGCTCTAATTGTTGAAGAAGTGCAGAGTCCAGAAGACTTTAACATGGGGTCTTCTTCCAGCAGCCAATATACATTTTGTCAGCCAGAAACTG tattttcatcCCAGCCTAGCGACAACGAATCAAGTAGTGATGAAACCAGTCATCAGCCTAGTCCTGCTTTTAGACGCCGCCGCGCAAGGAAGAAGACTGTTTCTAGTTCAGAATCCGAAGAACGGCAACTCCCTGAACAAGAAACTGACCCATCTAAGGAGCTGTGTAAACGCCAGTTCAGCAGTGGTCTGAATAAGTGTGTTATACTTGCTTTGGTGATTGCAATCAGCATGGGATTTGGGCATTTCTATG gCACAATTCAGATTCAGAAGCGTCAGCAGTTAGTCAGAAAGATACATGAAGATGAATTGAATGATATGAAGGATTATCTTTCCCAATGTCAACAGGAACAAGAATCTTTTATAGATTATAAG TCTTTGAAGGAAAATCTTGCAAGATGTTGGGCCCTTACTGAAGAAGAGAAGATGGCTtttgaaactcagaaaaagaacCTTGATACAGAAAATCAGCATTTAAGAATAtctctggagaaggaagaaaaagccttATCTTTATTACAGGAAGAGTTAAGGAAACTAAGAGAACAGATTAGGATATTGGAAGATAAAGGAACAGGTACTGAATTAGTTACAGAAAATCAGAAACTTAAGCAGCATCTGGAAGAAGAAAAGCTGAAGACACACAGCTTCCTTAATCAGAGGGAAACTCTTTTGGCAGAAGCAAAGACTCTAAGGACGGAACTGGAGAGAGAACGACTAGTAACTATGGCTTTAAAGGTGGAACTCCAGCAGTTAAGCTCTAGTGAGTCATACGGCAACCCAGACTCTCCCAATGTATTgactgaaaaaaaggaaatagaagtccTACGGGAAAGACTCACTGAACTGGAGCAGAAGCTAACCTTTGAACAGCAGCGTTCTGATTTGTGGGAAAGACTATATATTGAGGCAAAAGATCAAAATGCAAAACAAGAAAccgatggaaaaaagaaagggagcagAGGAAACCACAGggctaaaaataaatcaaaggaaacGTTTTTGGGTTCAGTTAAGGAAACATTTGATGCCATGAAGAATTCTACCAAGGAGTTTGTGAGgcatcataaagaaaaaattaaacaggcAAAAGAAGCtgtgaaagaaaatctgaaaaaattttcAGATTCAGTTAAATCCACTTTCAGGCATTTCAAAGATACCACCAAGAATATCTTCGATGAAAAGGGCAATAAAAGATTTGGTGCCACAAAAGAAGAAGCAGTGAAAAAATCAACAGTTTTTAGTGAATATTTACACCCACAGTATAAGGCACGTACACAAAACCAGAATAAAGGCCCTACTAcgcaaagagagggaaggaaagaaaagccaactCACTttgaagaatttagaaaaaatacaaattcacagAAGTGCAGTGCTGAGCATGACTGTAGTGAAAATTatgattctttcagaaaatcttGTTCTGGTGTATTTGAATGTGCTCAACAGGAATCCATTAacctttttaatatgaaaatgttgAATCCTGTAGGGATAGATGAGTTTAGACAGTTAATTGAAAGGTATTTATTAGAAAAACTGGATAGTTTTCATCACTGGAAAGAACTTGATCAATTCATCAATAAGTTTTTCCTAAATGGTGTCTTTATACATGATCAGAAGCTCTTCACTGACTTTGTTAATGATGTTAAAGATTATCTTAAAGACATGAAGGAATATCAAGTAGATAATGATGGAGTGTTTGAGAAGttggatggatatatatatagacactTCTTTGGTCACACTCTTTCCCCTCCATATGGACCCAG TCGACCAGATAAAAAGCAACGTATGGTAAATATTGAAAACTCCAGGCATCGAAAACAAGAGCAGAAGCACCCTCAGCCACAACCTTATAAAAGGGAAGGTAAATGGCATAAATATGGTCGCACTAATGGAAGACACATGGCAAATCTTGAAATAGAATTGGGGCAGTTACCTTTTGACCCTAAATACTGA